One genomic region from Bactrocera tryoni isolate S06 chromosome 3, CSIRO_BtryS06_freeze2, whole genome shotgun sequence encodes:
- the LOC120771032 gene encoding protein EFR3 homolog cmp44E isoform X3, giving the protein MPGCCGCCSALRPRYKRLVDNIFPVNPEDGLVKSNMEKLTFYSLSSPDKLDRIGEYLYQKASKDINRKRYKFVEIAMEAMDLLLQACHAQTTLNLFVESFLRMVQKLLEDTNPNLQIMATNSFVKFANINEDTPSYHRRYDFFISKFSAMCHGNHDNVELRDSIRLAGIKGLQGVIRKTVSDDLVENIWDKVHMEKIVPSLLFNMQFCVNVLFVKKNLIASGDLTPVEDATHVTPPVLAEEVLRELVGRASFGHIRSVLKPLLTHLDRHELWVPNTFAIHTFRIVMISIQPQYSYTVVETLMQHLDNNFKSSPKTRTSLAVVLSKIIAIAAGESVGPSALDIINNLLTHLRTSVSTTTEITNEESQYQEALINALGEFANHHPDYQKIEIMLFIMNTVPDLSKKSKGDQMLQNILLKSLLKVGTQYSTVSFEKAFPASFLQPLLKMARAPHDPTRVIVMQIFQALLDRHQNEKVLSYVTIKPYPALSQEPPSRSDIIFTHKYGANIMQALIDSMALSDRIESLASSYNTAALLIVEMACGETVQEFLLFILGIQQVALTADLELEVVHKCNLHCIAIALMSLISRVTGVNNLLEYAQKIIDARKEEAPYFLPPLLDPKKTGTTKMNLGLPHLTIDKIALAESLQNAGMDSNRLQTGTPYALNQTDNPAHRHSWVDTVSNPQLPQRNSSADLTAYNADGDSVTSSPGVSKKILAPEYNFEAMKRALAEPSEAMKREQREKQLQIVRTFREGNFEDLVRRTEPKHDLIQNRLNDLFNSLAVERQITQSDIKTQQLQAEKPIYETNFPELFYY; this is encoded by the exons ATGCCTG gttgttgtggttgttgctcAGCGCTACGCCCGCGCTACAAACGGCTGGTGGATAATATATTTCCCGTAAATCCTGAAGATGGTCTTGTCAAATCGAACATGGAGAAGCTAACATTCTATTCTTTAAGCTCACCAGATAAGCTAGATCGTATTGGTGAATATTTGTATCAAAAAGCTAGCAAGGATATTAATCGCAAACGTTACAA gTTTGTAGAAATTGCCATGGAGGCAATGGACTTACTATTGCAGGCTTGTCATGCACAGACTACATTAAATTTATTCGTTGAGTCTTTTTTGCGTATGGTACAAAAATTGTTGGAAGACACTAACCCCAATCTGCAAATTATGGCTACCAATTCG TTCGTAaagtttgcaaatataaatGAAGACACACCTTCCTACCATCGGCGTTATGACTTCTTTATATCAAAATTCTCTGCTATGTGTCATGGCAACCACGATAATGTGGAATTACGCGACAGTATACGCCTAGCTGGTATTAAAGGTTTGCAGGGTGTGATACGAAAGACTGTCTCTGATGATTTGGTTGAGAACATATGGGACaaagtgcatatggaaaaaatagTACCCTCTTTGCTGTTCAACATGCAG TTTTGCGTGAACGTTTTGTTtgtgaagaaaaatttaattgcg TCTGGCGACTTAACTCCCGTTGAAGACGCAACACACGTAACACCACCAGTGCTGGCCGAAGAAGTATTACGCGAACTTGTTGGACGTGCATCTTTCGGTCATATACGCAGCGTCTTGAAGCCACTGCTCAC GCATTTGGACCGTCATGAATTATGGGTGCCGAACACGTTCGCTATACACACCTTTCGCATTGTAATGATCTCCATACAACCGCAGTATTCGTATACAGTTGTAGAGACATTAATGCAACATTTAGACAACAATTTCAAGTCATCGCCGAAGACACGCACATCTTTAGCTGTCGTACTTTCCAAAATAATAGCGATCGCTGCTGGCGAAAGTGTCGGTCCCTCCGCATTGGACATTATCAATAATTTGCTTACACACTTGCGTACTAGCGTCAGCACAACAACAGAAATTACCAACGAAGAATCACAATATCAAGAGGCACTCATCAATGCGCTGGGCGAATTCGCTAATCATCATCCCGATTATCAGAAAATCGAAATAATGCTATTCATTATGAATACGGTGCCCGATCTATCGAAGAAAAGCAAAGGCGATCAAATGCTGCAGAATATACTGTTGAAATCCCTACTCAAAGTTGGTACACAATACAGCACAGTTTCATTCGAAAAGGCCTTCCCGGCATCCTTCTTACAACCCTTACTGAAGATGGCACGTGCACCACATGATCCGACGCGTGTCATCGTTATGCAGATCTTCCAGGCCCTACTCGATCGCCATCAAAACGAAAAAGTGCTCAGTTATGTGACTATAAAGCCTTACCCAGCTTTATCGCAGGAGCCACCATCGCGCTCTGACATAATATTCACACATAAATATGGCGCAAATATAATGCAGGCCCTCATCGATAGTATGGCTCTGTCGGATCGCATTGAATCGCTTGCATCCAGCTACAATACGGCGGCTTTGCTTATTGTCGAAATGGCTTGTGGCGAGACTGTGCAAGAATTCTTGCTGTTCATTTTGGG CATTCAACAGGTCGCTCTGACAGCCGATTTGGAATTGGAAGTGGTGCATAAATGCAATTTACATTGCATCGCCATCGCTCTGATGTCCCTAATCTCACGCGTTACTGGCGTAAATAACTTGCTTGAATATGCGCAGAAAATAATCGACGCACGCAAAGAGGAGGCACCATATTTTCTGCCCCCCTTATTGGACCCGAAAAAGACGGGAACTACGAAAATGAATCTTGGCTTACCCCACCTGACCATCGATAAAATCGCGCTAGCTGAAAGTCTACAAAACGCCGGCATGGACTCGAATCGCTTACAGACCGGTACGCCGTATGCGCTGAATCAAACCGACAATCCAGCCCACCGTCACTCCTGGGTAGACACTGTTAGCAATCCACAGTTGCCGCAGCGCAATAGTTCCGCCGATTTGACGGCATACAATGCGGACGGCGATAGCGTGACAAGTTCACCGGGAGTCTCTAag AAAATCCTTGCACCCGAATACAATTTCGAGGCCATGAAACGTGCATTGGCCGAACCCTCCGAGGCGATGAAGCGCGAACAGCGCGAAAAACAGTTGCAGATAGTGCGCACATTCCGGGAAGGCAACTTTGAGGACTTGGTACGGCGCACAGAGCCAAAA CATGATCTTATACAAAATCGCCTGAATGATCTGTTTAACTCGCTGGCTGTTGAGCGTCAGATAACCCAAAGCGACATTAAAACGCAGCAGCTGCAAGCAGAAAAGCCGATTTACGAAACGAATTTCCCTGAATTGTTCTATTATTAA
- the LOC120771032 gene encoding protein EFR3 homolog cmp44E isoform X1, with product MALIRCCFEPVELPEFFDTFVQKCTDPTCCCGCCSALRPRYKRLVDNIFPVNPEDGLVKSNMEKLTFYSLSSPDKLDRIGEYLYQKASKDINRKRYKFVEIAMEAMDLLLQACHAQTTLNLFVESFLRMVQKLLEDTNPNLQIMATNSFVKFANINEDTPSYHRRYDFFISKFSAMCHGNHDNVELRDSIRLAGIKGLQGVIRKTVSDDLVENIWDKVHMEKIVPSLLFNMQFCVNVLFVKKNLIASGDLTPVEDATHVTPPVLAEEVLRELVGRASFGHIRSVLKPLLTHLDRHELWVPNTFAIHTFRIVMISIQPQYSYTVVETLMQHLDNNFKSSPKTRTSLAVVLSKIIAIAAGESVGPSALDIINNLLTHLRTSVSTTTEITNEESQYQEALINALGEFANHHPDYQKIEIMLFIMNTVPDLSKKSKGDQMLQNILLKSLLKVGTQYSTVSFEKAFPASFLQPLLKMARAPHDPTRVIVMQIFQALLDRHQNEKVLSYVTIKPYPALSQEPPSRSDIIFTHKYGANIMQALIDSMALSDRIESLASSYNTAALLIVEMACGETVQEFLLFILGIQQVALTADLELEVVHKCNLHCIAIALMSLISRVTGVNNLLEYAQKIIDARKEEAPYFLPPLLDPKKTGTTKMNLGLPHLTIDKIALAESLQNAGMDSNRLQTGTPYALNQTDNPAHRHSWVDTVSNPQLPQRNSSADLTAYNADGDSVTSSPGVSKKILAPEYNFEAMKRALAEPSEAMKREQREKQLQIVRTFREGNFEDLVRRTEPKHDLIQNRLNDLFNSLAVERQITQSDIKTQQLQAEKPIYETNFPELFYY from the exons ATGGCTCTCATACGTTGCTGTTTCGAACCAGTTGAATTACCAGAATTTTTCGACACTTTTGTGCAGAAATGTACGGATCCGACAT gttgttgtggttgttgctcAGCGCTACGCCCGCGCTACAAACGGCTGGTGGATAATATATTTCCCGTAAATCCTGAAGATGGTCTTGTCAAATCGAACATGGAGAAGCTAACATTCTATTCTTTAAGCTCACCAGATAAGCTAGATCGTATTGGTGAATATTTGTATCAAAAAGCTAGCAAGGATATTAATCGCAAACGTTACAA gTTTGTAGAAATTGCCATGGAGGCAATGGACTTACTATTGCAGGCTTGTCATGCACAGACTACATTAAATTTATTCGTTGAGTCTTTTTTGCGTATGGTACAAAAATTGTTGGAAGACACTAACCCCAATCTGCAAATTATGGCTACCAATTCG TTCGTAaagtttgcaaatataaatGAAGACACACCTTCCTACCATCGGCGTTATGACTTCTTTATATCAAAATTCTCTGCTATGTGTCATGGCAACCACGATAATGTGGAATTACGCGACAGTATACGCCTAGCTGGTATTAAAGGTTTGCAGGGTGTGATACGAAAGACTGTCTCTGATGATTTGGTTGAGAACATATGGGACaaagtgcatatggaaaaaatagTACCCTCTTTGCTGTTCAACATGCAG TTTTGCGTGAACGTTTTGTTtgtgaagaaaaatttaattgcg TCTGGCGACTTAACTCCCGTTGAAGACGCAACACACGTAACACCACCAGTGCTGGCCGAAGAAGTATTACGCGAACTTGTTGGACGTGCATCTTTCGGTCATATACGCAGCGTCTTGAAGCCACTGCTCAC GCATTTGGACCGTCATGAATTATGGGTGCCGAACACGTTCGCTATACACACCTTTCGCATTGTAATGATCTCCATACAACCGCAGTATTCGTATACAGTTGTAGAGACATTAATGCAACATTTAGACAACAATTTCAAGTCATCGCCGAAGACACGCACATCTTTAGCTGTCGTACTTTCCAAAATAATAGCGATCGCTGCTGGCGAAAGTGTCGGTCCCTCCGCATTGGACATTATCAATAATTTGCTTACACACTTGCGTACTAGCGTCAGCACAACAACAGAAATTACCAACGAAGAATCACAATATCAAGAGGCACTCATCAATGCGCTGGGCGAATTCGCTAATCATCATCCCGATTATCAGAAAATCGAAATAATGCTATTCATTATGAATACGGTGCCCGATCTATCGAAGAAAAGCAAAGGCGATCAAATGCTGCAGAATATACTGTTGAAATCCCTACTCAAAGTTGGTACACAATACAGCACAGTTTCATTCGAAAAGGCCTTCCCGGCATCCTTCTTACAACCCTTACTGAAGATGGCACGTGCACCACATGATCCGACGCGTGTCATCGTTATGCAGATCTTCCAGGCCCTACTCGATCGCCATCAAAACGAAAAAGTGCTCAGTTATGTGACTATAAAGCCTTACCCAGCTTTATCGCAGGAGCCACCATCGCGCTCTGACATAATATTCACACATAAATATGGCGCAAATATAATGCAGGCCCTCATCGATAGTATGGCTCTGTCGGATCGCATTGAATCGCTTGCATCCAGCTACAATACGGCGGCTTTGCTTATTGTCGAAATGGCTTGTGGCGAGACTGTGCAAGAATTCTTGCTGTTCATTTTGGG CATTCAACAGGTCGCTCTGACAGCCGATTTGGAATTGGAAGTGGTGCATAAATGCAATTTACATTGCATCGCCATCGCTCTGATGTCCCTAATCTCACGCGTTACTGGCGTAAATAACTTGCTTGAATATGCGCAGAAAATAATCGACGCACGCAAAGAGGAGGCACCATATTTTCTGCCCCCCTTATTGGACCCGAAAAAGACGGGAACTACGAAAATGAATCTTGGCTTACCCCACCTGACCATCGATAAAATCGCGCTAGCTGAAAGTCTACAAAACGCCGGCATGGACTCGAATCGCTTACAGACCGGTACGCCGTATGCGCTGAATCAAACCGACAATCCAGCCCACCGTCACTCCTGGGTAGACACTGTTAGCAATCCACAGTTGCCGCAGCGCAATAGTTCCGCCGATTTGACGGCATACAATGCGGACGGCGATAGCGTGACAAGTTCACCGGGAGTCTCTAag AAAATCCTTGCACCCGAATACAATTTCGAGGCCATGAAACGTGCATTGGCCGAACCCTCCGAGGCGATGAAGCGCGAACAGCGCGAAAAACAGTTGCAGATAGTGCGCACATTCCGGGAAGGCAACTTTGAGGACTTGGTACGGCGCACAGAGCCAAAA CATGATCTTATACAAAATCGCCTGAATGATCTGTTTAACTCGCTGGCTGTTGAGCGTCAGATAACCCAAAGCGACATTAAAACGCAGCAGCTGCAAGCAGAAAAGCCGATTTACGAAACGAATTTCCCTGAATTGTTCTATTATTAA
- the LOC120771032 gene encoding protein EFR3 homolog cmp44E isoform X2, protein MALIRCCFEPVELPEFFDTFVQKCTDPTCCCGCCSALRPRYKRLVDNIFPVNPEDGLVKSNMEKLTFYSLSSPDKLDRIGEYLYQKASKDINRKRYKFVEIAMEAMDLLLQACHAQTTLNLFVESFLRMVQKLLEDTNPNLQIMATNSFVKFANINEDTPSYHRRYDFFISKFSAMCHGNHDNVELRDSIRLAGIKGLQGVIRKTVSDDLVENIWDKVHMEKIVPSLLFNMQSGDLTPVEDATHVTPPVLAEEVLRELVGRASFGHIRSVLKPLLTHLDRHELWVPNTFAIHTFRIVMISIQPQYSYTVVETLMQHLDNNFKSSPKTRTSLAVVLSKIIAIAAGESVGPSALDIINNLLTHLRTSVSTTTEITNEESQYQEALINALGEFANHHPDYQKIEIMLFIMNTVPDLSKKSKGDQMLQNILLKSLLKVGTQYSTVSFEKAFPASFLQPLLKMARAPHDPTRVIVMQIFQALLDRHQNEKVLSYVTIKPYPALSQEPPSRSDIIFTHKYGANIMQALIDSMALSDRIESLASSYNTAALLIVEMACGETVQEFLLFILGIQQVALTADLELEVVHKCNLHCIAIALMSLISRVTGVNNLLEYAQKIIDARKEEAPYFLPPLLDPKKTGTTKMNLGLPHLTIDKIALAESLQNAGMDSNRLQTGTPYALNQTDNPAHRHSWVDTVSNPQLPQRNSSADLTAYNADGDSVTSSPGVSKKILAPEYNFEAMKRALAEPSEAMKREQREKQLQIVRTFREGNFEDLVRRTEPKHDLIQNRLNDLFNSLAVERQITQSDIKTQQLQAEKPIYETNFPELFYY, encoded by the exons ATGGCTCTCATACGTTGCTGTTTCGAACCAGTTGAATTACCAGAATTTTTCGACACTTTTGTGCAGAAATGTACGGATCCGACAT gttgttgtggttgttgctcAGCGCTACGCCCGCGCTACAAACGGCTGGTGGATAATATATTTCCCGTAAATCCTGAAGATGGTCTTGTCAAATCGAACATGGAGAAGCTAACATTCTATTCTTTAAGCTCACCAGATAAGCTAGATCGTATTGGTGAATATTTGTATCAAAAAGCTAGCAAGGATATTAATCGCAAACGTTACAA gTTTGTAGAAATTGCCATGGAGGCAATGGACTTACTATTGCAGGCTTGTCATGCACAGACTACATTAAATTTATTCGTTGAGTCTTTTTTGCGTATGGTACAAAAATTGTTGGAAGACACTAACCCCAATCTGCAAATTATGGCTACCAATTCG TTCGTAaagtttgcaaatataaatGAAGACACACCTTCCTACCATCGGCGTTATGACTTCTTTATATCAAAATTCTCTGCTATGTGTCATGGCAACCACGATAATGTGGAATTACGCGACAGTATACGCCTAGCTGGTATTAAAGGTTTGCAGGGTGTGATACGAAAGACTGTCTCTGATGATTTGGTTGAGAACATATGGGACaaagtgcatatggaaaaaatagTACCCTCTTTGCTGTTCAACATGCAG TCTGGCGACTTAACTCCCGTTGAAGACGCAACACACGTAACACCACCAGTGCTGGCCGAAGAAGTATTACGCGAACTTGTTGGACGTGCATCTTTCGGTCATATACGCAGCGTCTTGAAGCCACTGCTCAC GCATTTGGACCGTCATGAATTATGGGTGCCGAACACGTTCGCTATACACACCTTTCGCATTGTAATGATCTCCATACAACCGCAGTATTCGTATACAGTTGTAGAGACATTAATGCAACATTTAGACAACAATTTCAAGTCATCGCCGAAGACACGCACATCTTTAGCTGTCGTACTTTCCAAAATAATAGCGATCGCTGCTGGCGAAAGTGTCGGTCCCTCCGCATTGGACATTATCAATAATTTGCTTACACACTTGCGTACTAGCGTCAGCACAACAACAGAAATTACCAACGAAGAATCACAATATCAAGAGGCACTCATCAATGCGCTGGGCGAATTCGCTAATCATCATCCCGATTATCAGAAAATCGAAATAATGCTATTCATTATGAATACGGTGCCCGATCTATCGAAGAAAAGCAAAGGCGATCAAATGCTGCAGAATATACTGTTGAAATCCCTACTCAAAGTTGGTACACAATACAGCACAGTTTCATTCGAAAAGGCCTTCCCGGCATCCTTCTTACAACCCTTACTGAAGATGGCACGTGCACCACATGATCCGACGCGTGTCATCGTTATGCAGATCTTCCAGGCCCTACTCGATCGCCATCAAAACGAAAAAGTGCTCAGTTATGTGACTATAAAGCCTTACCCAGCTTTATCGCAGGAGCCACCATCGCGCTCTGACATAATATTCACACATAAATATGGCGCAAATATAATGCAGGCCCTCATCGATAGTATGGCTCTGTCGGATCGCATTGAATCGCTTGCATCCAGCTACAATACGGCGGCTTTGCTTATTGTCGAAATGGCTTGTGGCGAGACTGTGCAAGAATTCTTGCTGTTCATTTTGGG CATTCAACAGGTCGCTCTGACAGCCGATTTGGAATTGGAAGTGGTGCATAAATGCAATTTACATTGCATCGCCATCGCTCTGATGTCCCTAATCTCACGCGTTACTGGCGTAAATAACTTGCTTGAATATGCGCAGAAAATAATCGACGCACGCAAAGAGGAGGCACCATATTTTCTGCCCCCCTTATTGGACCCGAAAAAGACGGGAACTACGAAAATGAATCTTGGCTTACCCCACCTGACCATCGATAAAATCGCGCTAGCTGAAAGTCTACAAAACGCCGGCATGGACTCGAATCGCTTACAGACCGGTACGCCGTATGCGCTGAATCAAACCGACAATCCAGCCCACCGTCACTCCTGGGTAGACACTGTTAGCAATCCACAGTTGCCGCAGCGCAATAGTTCCGCCGATTTGACGGCATACAATGCGGACGGCGATAGCGTGACAAGTTCACCGGGAGTCTCTAag AAAATCCTTGCACCCGAATACAATTTCGAGGCCATGAAACGTGCATTGGCCGAACCCTCCGAGGCGATGAAGCGCGAACAGCGCGAAAAACAGTTGCAGATAGTGCGCACATTCCGGGAAGGCAACTTTGAGGACTTGGTACGGCGCACAGAGCCAAAA CATGATCTTATACAAAATCGCCTGAATGATCTGTTTAACTCGCTGGCTGTTGAGCGTCAGATAACCCAAAGCGACATTAAAACGCAGCAGCTGCAAGCAGAAAAGCCGATTTACGAAACGAATTTCCCTGAATTGTTCTATTATTAA